Below is a genomic region from Microbacterium sp. KUDC0406.
GGCGAACGCCGGGATGTTCGGGCACAGGATGCCGACGACGTCGCCCACGCCCACACCCCGGGCGGCGAGGGCGCCCGCGAGCAGGTCGATCTGCCCGATCAGCTGCCGGTAGGTGGTCTCGGCGCCGGACATGCCGTCGACGATCGCGACCCGGTCGAGGTCGGCGTCGTCGAGGCCGGTGAACAGGTACTCGTGGATCGAGACATTCGGGATCTCGAGGTCGGGGTACGGACTGCGGAACATGGTGATCTCCTTCGATCATCCTGTCGGGTTGTGAGTCAGTGTCGCACAGGTTGAGACGCGGTCTCAACCGGTCCGGTCGCCGGATCCGTGATCCGGTAGCGGCTGCCCGGGCGACCCCGTGTCGAGTAGTCGAGCGTGCGCACCGCGCGCCCGATGCTCGCGAGGTGCTCGAGGTAACGACGGGTGCTCACCCGCGAGATCTGCAGCACCTCGCCGAGCTCGGACGCCGAGGAGTCGGGATGCCTGGCGAGCGCGCCCGCCACCCGCTCCAGCGTCTCGGCGGAGAGCCCCTTGGGCAGCCCTGCGCGCTGCCGGAACGCGATGATCGCATCGGCGGCCTCGACGCGCTGCACCACGTCGTGCAGTTCGGTGTGGTCGCGCAGCAGCAGCGTCGCGTCCACGGCGGCGCCGCCGTCCCTGGCCCCGGTGGAACGGGCCACCAGCACGCGCGTTCCGAGGATCACGGGGCGTCCCGCGTCCTCTCCCTCGCCCAGCACCTCCCTCAGCTCCGGTCCCAGCACATCCTCTGCGCGGGCGCCGGTCAGCTCCGCGGCATCCGTGTCGAGGAATCGGGCGGCGGCGTCGTTCGCCAGCGTGATGACTCCCCGCGCGTCGACGGTGATCACGCCCTCGCTGAGGCCGTGCAGCGTGGTCTCCTGGTTGCGCACCAGAGCGCTGATCTGGTCGGGCTCCAGCCCCTGGATGCGGCGCCGAATGAGCGAGGCCACCCAGGCGGAGCCGAACAGGCCGAGCAGCACGGCGGCCAGCATGGCGCCGATGATCCAGGCGAGGTTGCCGAAGAACTCGTCCCTGCCCTGCGACTCGAGGATGCCAACGGACGCCGTGCCGATCACGCCGCCGCCCTGGAAGATCGGCACCTTCACCCGCCAGGTGGTGCCCAGGGTGCCGGTCTCGGTGCCGGTGTAGATGCGCCCGACAGCGGCACCGACGGATCGGTGGAGACGCGCTCGCCGATGCGCTCCGGATGCGGATGCGAGTAGCGGATGCCGTCGGCGTTGGCCACGACGACGTACGTGAGGTCGGACGCCTTGCGGATGGTCTCGGCGAGCGGCTGGATGGTCGCCGAGGGATCGCCGTCATCGAAGGCGCCGACGACAGCGGGCATCGAGGCTATCGACTGCGCCACCGCCATCATCCGGTCCTCGTACGCGTCACGGATGGTGTGCTCCTGCACGAATCCTGCCGTGATGCCCGCGATGAGGGTGACCAGGCACACGATCGCGGCCTGCAGCAGGAGCAGCTGCACGCGGAGCGTCATCTTCGACGCATGCGTCTTCGTCATCGAGGGCACCACTCCATTCTCACCGCCCGCGCGAGGGGCCGCACCCGAGCCGAGGAGGTTCTCGCGACCAATACTTACGGAACGCGACCAATGGTTTCGCAAGCGGCAACACGGCGAGCCGGGCGCCTACGGTCGTCACTGTCCCGAATCGCTCAAGGAGGAGCGCAATGAACAGAACCCGGATCACTCTCATCGCCGCCGCGGCCGCCGGCGGCACTCGCCCTCACCGGATGCTCCGGCCAGAGCGGCTCGGGCGGGAAGCCGGCCGCCGGCGGCGAGAACGCCGCGATCACCGATGTCTCGATCATCGTCCCCGCCGATCCCGGCGGCGGCTGGGACCAGACCGGCCGCGCGATGGCGAAGGTGCTCACCGAGGACGACATCGTGAAGTCGGCGCCCGTCAGCAACGTCGGCGGCGCCGGTGGCACGATCGGCCTGGCGCAGCTCGCCAACGTCAAGGACCCGGGCACGCTGATGGTCAACGGCCTGGTGATGGTGGGCGCGATCGAGACCAACGACTCGAAGGTGCGCCTGGAGGACACCACCCCGATCGCCCGGCTGACCGACGAGCCGCTGGTGGTCGTCGTGCCTGCCGACTCGAAGTACAAGACCCTGGAGGATCTGGTCGAGGACATCGTCGACAACGGGCAGAAGGTCACGGTCACCGGCGGCTCTGCCGGCGGCGCCGACCACATCCTCGCCGGGCTCCTGCTCGAGGCCGCGGGGCTGAGCAGCGCGGAGATCCCGCAGAAGCTCAACTACACGCCGAACGCAGGTGGTGGCGAGGCCGTGTCGCTCATCCTGGGCGGCAAGGTCGGCGCCGGCATCTCGGGCGTCGGCGAGTTCGCACAGCACATCGAATCGGGCAAGATGCGCGCGCTCGCCGTGTCGAGCGACGAGCCCAGCTCGCAGCTGCCCGACGTGCCGACCATCACCGACGAGGGCTACGACGTCGTGCTGACCAACTGGCGCGGCGTGATCGCCCCCGGTGACATCACCGACGCCGACCGCGCCGAACTCGAGCGCATCGTCACCGAGATGCACGACTCGGATGCCTGGAAGAAGGAGCTCGAGACCAAGGGCTGGGCGGACGCCTTCCTCACCGGTGACGACCTGGACGCCTTCGTCGAGGAGAACATCTCCGACGTCACCGGCACGCTGAAGAACATCGGGCTGATCTGACATGAGCAGCACCCCGCTCGTGGGGGCGGACGGGCGGGCCGAGGACACTCGGCCCGCCTCCCGGGTTCCCGTCGGTGAACTCGTCTTCGCCCTGCTCATGCTCGTCCTCGGCATCGCCGCCCTGATCGGTGCCTTCACCATCCACGTCCCCGTCGGCGTGACCGTCGGTCCGACCGTGTTCCCCATCGCCGTCTCGGTGCTGCTGATCGGATCTGCCGTGGCCGTGCTCGTCGGCGTGCTGCGCGGCAGGCGTGCGGAGGTCGAGGAGGGCGAGGACATCGACCCGGACGCGAGGACCGACTGGCTGACCCTCGCCGAGATCGTCGGCGCCCTGATCGCGCACCTGCTGCTGCTCGACGTGATCGGATGGGCGCCCGCCGCCGCCGTGCTCTTCGGGATCGTCGCCTGGGCGCTGGGAGCGAAGCGCTGGTGGCTCGGATTCCTGATCGGACTCGCGGTCGCCCTCGTCGTGCAGGTCGTCTTCGCCGGCCTGCTCGGACTGTCG
It encodes:
- a CDS encoding PAS domain-containing protein, producing MYTGTETGTLGTTWRVKVPIFQGGGVIGTASVGILESQGRDEFFGNLAWIIGAMLAAVLLGLFGSAWVASLIRRRIQGLEPDQISALVRNQETTLHGLSEGVITVDARGVITLANDAAARFLDTDAAELTGARAEDVLGPELREVLGEGEDAGRPVILGTRVLVARSTGARDGGAAVDATLLLRDHTELHDVVQRVEAADAIIAFRQRAGLPKGLSAETLERVAGALARHPDSSASELGEVLQISRVSTRRYLEHLASIGRAVRTLDYSTRGRPGSRYRITDPATGPVETASQPVRH
- a CDS encoding Bug family tripartite tricarboxylate transporter substrate binding protein, whose product is MAKVLTEDDIVKSAPVSNVGGAGGTIGLAQLANVKDPGTLMVNGLVMVGAIETNDSKVRLEDTTPIARLTDEPLVVVVPADSKYKTLEDLVEDIVDNGQKVTVTGGSAGGADHILAGLLLEAAGLSSAEIPQKLNYTPNAGGGEAVSLILGGKVGAGISGVGEFAQHIESGKMRALAVSSDEPSSQLPDVPTITDEGYDVVLTNWRGVIAPGDITDADRAELERIVTEMHDSDAWKKELETKGWADAFLTGDDLDAFVEENISDVTGTLKNIGLI
- a CDS encoding tripartite tricarboxylate transporter TctB family protein, which produces MSSTPLVGADGRAEDTRPASRVPVGELVFALLMLVLGIAALIGAFTIHVPVGVTVGPTVFPIAVSVLLIGSAVAVLVGVLRGRRAEVEEGEDIDPDARTDWLTLAEIVGALIAHLLLLDVIGWAPAAAVLFGIVAWALGAKRWWLGFLIGLAVALVVQVVFAGLLGLSLPWGPAFGWLGGMF